One Mycobacterium sp. SMC-4 DNA window includes the following coding sequences:
- a CDS encoding flavin reductase family protein: MSGAQHDLDPAFLREAFGHFPSGVIAIAAEVDGVRVGLAASTFVPVSLDPPLVSFCVQNSSTTWPKLKDLPHLGISVLGEAHDAAARTLAAKTGDRFAGLETASTARGAVFIRGTSVWLETSIDQQVAAGDHTIVVLRVNDISVHPEVSPIVFHRSTFRRLGA, from the coding sequence ATGAGCGGCGCACAGCATGACCTCGATCCGGCATTCCTGCGCGAGGCGTTCGGGCATTTTCCGTCCGGGGTCATCGCCATCGCGGCCGAGGTCGACGGCGTCCGGGTCGGGCTGGCGGCAAGCACCTTCGTCCCGGTGTCGCTGGACCCGCCGCTGGTGTCGTTCTGTGTACAAAACTCGTCGACGACCTGGCCGAAGCTCAAGGACCTGCCGCATCTGGGCATCAGCGTGCTCGGCGAGGCGCACGACGCGGCCGCGCGCACACTGGCCGCCAAAACCGGAGACCGGTTCGCCGGCCTGGAGACGGCCTCTACCGCGCGCGGCGCGGTATTCATCCGGGGCACCAGCGTCTGGCTGGAGACCAGTATCGATCAGCAGGTGGCCGCCGGCGACCACACGATCGTGGTGCTGCGGGTCAACGATATCTCGGTACACCCGGAGGTCTCACCGATCGTGTTTCACCGCAGCACTTTCCGGCGGCTGGGTGCCTGA
- a CDS encoding isocitrate lyase/phosphoenolpyruvate mutase family protein, with amino-acid sequence MADDVLKQRAEELLRLHQPGNPVVLPTVWDAWSAQLAVGAGFSALTVGSHPVADSVGKPDNEGMTFDDLTTRVAQITAAVDVPVSVDIESGYGQAPTRLIDGLLGVGAVGLNVEDTVHGEGGRLRSAGEHAELVGALRAAADASGVHVVVNARTDLFLRGDGDEGDRVERAIARLRQAAEAGADVLYPVGRHDPDTLQRLTSELPLPVNAIAIPQSDDPASFGPLGVARISFGPFWQAALAERAKEILARWA; translated from the coding sequence ATGGCCGACGACGTGCTCAAGCAGCGGGCCGAGGAGTTACTGAGGTTGCACCAACCGGGCAATCCGGTGGTCCTGCCGACGGTGTGGGATGCCTGGTCAGCCCAGCTGGCGGTAGGCGCCGGGTTCTCCGCGCTGACGGTGGGCAGTCACCCGGTGGCCGACTCGGTCGGTAAGCCCGATAACGAGGGGATGACATTCGACGACCTCACCACCCGCGTGGCGCAGATCACTGCCGCAGTCGATGTCCCGGTATCGGTGGACATCGAGTCCGGTTACGGTCAGGCGCCTACTCGGCTGATCGACGGTCTGCTGGGCGTCGGTGCGGTCGGCCTGAACGTCGAGGACACCGTGCACGGCGAAGGTGGCCGCTTGCGGTCGGCCGGAGAGCATGCCGAGTTGGTCGGTGCACTGCGTGCCGCGGCCGACGCGTCGGGGGTCCATGTGGTGGTCAACGCGCGCACCGATCTGTTCCTGCGCGGCGACGGCGACGAGGGTGACCGCGTCGAGCGCGCGATCGCACGGTTGCGACAAGCCGCCGAGGCCGGCGCCGACGTGCTCTACCCGGTCGGTCGCCACGATCCGGATACGTTGCAGCGGTTGACCTCTGAACTTCCACTGCCGGTCAACGCGATAGCGATCCCGCAGTCCGACGATCCGGCGTCCTTCGGCCCACTCGGGGTGGCCAGGATCAGCTTCGGTCCATTCTGGCAGGCCGCGCTGGCCGAGCGGGCCAAGGAGATTCTGGCGCGCTGGGCCTAG
- a CDS encoding succinate dehydrogenase/fumarate reductase iron-sulfur subunit, with amino-acid sequence MGAYEAKMRVWRGDADGGELKDYSVEVNEGEVVLDIIHRLQQTQTGDLAVRWNCKAGKCGSCSVEINGRPRLACMTRMSTFGEDEVVTVTPLRTFPVMRDLVCDVSFNYEKAREIPSFTPPKDLQPGEYRMAQEDVNRSQEFRKCIECFLCQNVCHVVRDHEENKKAFAGPRYLMRQAELDMHPLDVHSRRADDAQEEHGLGYCNITKCCTEVCPEHIKITDNALIPMKERVADRKYDPVVWLGNKLFRRS; translated from the coding sequence ATGGGTGCCTACGAAGCGAAGATGCGGGTCTGGCGTGGCGATGCCGACGGCGGCGAACTCAAGGACTACAGCGTCGAGGTCAACGAGGGCGAGGTCGTGCTCGACATCATCCACCGGTTGCAGCAGACCCAGACCGGCGACCTGGCGGTGCGATGGAACTGCAAGGCCGGCAAATGTGGTTCCTGCTCGGTCGAGATCAACGGCCGTCCCCGGCTGGCCTGTATGACCCGGATGTCGACGTTCGGCGAGGACGAGGTCGTCACCGTCACACCGCTGCGTACCTTCCCGGTGATGCGTGACTTGGTCTGCGACGTGAGCTTCAACTACGAGAAGGCTCGAGAGATCCCGTCGTTCACTCCGCCGAAGGATCTGCAGCCCGGCGAGTACCGAATGGCCCAGGAGGACGTCAACCGATCGCAGGAGTTCCGCAAGTGCATCGAGTGCTTCTTGTGCCAGAACGTCTGCCACGTCGTCCGCGACCACGAGGAGAACAAGAAGGCGTTCGCCGGTCCGCGGTATCTGATGCGGCAGGCCGAGCTCGACATGCACCCGCTCGACGTTCACTCGCGGCGAGCCGATGACGCTCAGGAAGAGCATGGCCTCGGCTACTGCAACATCACCAAGTGCTGCACCGAGGTCTGCCCCGAGCACATCAAGATCACCGACAACGCGCTGATCCCGATGAAGGAGCGGGTCGCCGACCGTAAATACGACCCGGTGGTGTGGCTGGGCAACAAGCTGTTTCGTCGCAGCTAG
- a CDS encoding Hsp20/alpha crystallin family protein translates to MNNVTLWNRPSWTADRLVRDFFGPAAPASSAAISPAVEVTQDGDDAVIRVDLPGVDVENDVTVEVENGRLSIRGERRDERSEEHAEEGRVRRISEVRYGAFGRSFALPSHVTGDAVSAAYDTGVLTVRVAGAHRGAQAQRIAIEAK, encoded by the coding sequence ATGAACAACGTCACGTTGTGGAACCGCCCGAGCTGGACCGCCGACCGCCTGGTGCGGGACTTCTTCGGCCCGGCCGCGCCCGCGTCGAGTGCCGCGATCAGCCCCGCCGTCGAAGTCACCCAGGACGGTGACGACGCCGTGATCCGGGTCGATCTGCCCGGCGTGGACGTCGAGAACGACGTCACCGTCGAGGTCGAGAACGGCCGGCTGTCGATCCGCGGTGAACGCCGCGACGAGCGCTCCGAGGAGCACGCCGAGGAGGGCCGCGTCCGCCGGATCAGCGAGGTTCGCTACGGCGCGTTCGGCCGTTCCTTCGCGCTGCCGTCACACGTCACCGGTGACGCGGTATCAGCCGCCTACGACACGGGCGTACTGACGGTGCGCGTCGCCGGTGCCCACCGGGGCGCGCAGGCGCAGCGGATCGCCATCGAAGCCAAATAA
- a CDS encoding fumarate reductase/succinate dehydrogenase flavoprotein subunit has product MADEVERHSYDVVVIGAGGAGLRAVIEARERGLRVAVVTKSLFGKAHTVMAEGGCAAAMRNVNTKDSWQVHFGDTMRGGKFLNNWRMAELHAQEAPDRVWELETYGALFDRTKDGRISQRNFGGHTYPRLAHVGDRTGLEIIRTLQQKIVSLQQEDKAELGDYEARIKVFHECSITELILDNGRVAGAFGYYRETGDFVLFEAPAVVLATGGIGKSYKVSSNSWEYTGDGHALALRAGSALINMEFIQFHPTGMVWPLSVKGILVTEGVRGDGGVLKNSEGKRFMFDYIPDVFKGQYAESEEEADQWLKDNDSARRTPDLLPRDEVARAINTEVKEGRGTPHGGVYLDIASRMSPEEIKRRLPSMYHQFIELAEVDITTDEMEVGPTCHYVMGGIEVEPDTAAAATPGLFAAGECAGGMHGSNRLGGNSLSDLLVFGRRAGLGASDYVRALSDRPKVTEEAVTAATDMALSVFDGPSDGSAPENPYTLQLDMQDTMNNLVGIIRKSDEMQEALDKLAEMRERYKRVKVEGERKFNPGWHLAMDLRNMLLVSESVAKSAITRTESRGGHTRDDYPSMDAKWRNSLLVCRSAGDDPVVPDVTVVREEQPAMRPDLLGCFELSELEKYYTDEELVEHPQRKG; this is encoded by the coding sequence ATGGCTGACGAGGTCGAACGGCACTCCTACGACGTGGTCGTGATCGGTGCCGGCGGCGCAGGCTTGCGGGCGGTGATCGAGGCGCGCGAGCGCGGCCTGCGCGTCGCGGTGGTGACCAAGTCGTTGTTCGGCAAGGCCCATACCGTGATGGCCGAGGGCGGCTGCGCTGCGGCGATGCGCAACGTCAACACCAAGGACTCCTGGCAGGTGCACTTCGGTGACACCATGCGCGGCGGAAAATTCCTGAACAACTGGCGGATGGCCGAACTGCACGCCCAGGAAGCCCCCGACCGAGTGTGGGAGCTGGAAACCTACGGCGCGTTGTTCGACCGCACCAAAGACGGCCGGATCAGCCAGCGCAACTTCGGCGGGCACACCTACCCGCGGCTGGCCCACGTCGGTGACCGCACCGGTCTGGAGATCATCCGCACCCTGCAGCAGAAGATCGTGTCGCTGCAGCAGGAGGACAAGGCCGAGCTCGGTGATTACGAGGCCCGGATCAAGGTCTTCCACGAATGCTCGATCACCGAGCTGATTCTCGACAACGGTCGGGTGGCCGGCGCGTTCGGCTACTACCGCGAGACCGGTGACTTCGTGCTGTTCGAAGCGCCCGCGGTGGTGCTGGCCACCGGAGGCATCGGCAAGTCCTACAAGGTGTCGTCGAACTCGTGGGAGTACACCGGCGACGGTCATGCGCTGGCGCTGCGCGCCGGGTCAGCGCTGATCAACATGGAGTTCATCCAGTTCCACCCGACGGGCATGGTGTGGCCGCTGTCGGTGAAGGGAATCTTGGTCACCGAGGGGGTCCGCGGTGACGGCGGAGTTCTGAAGAACTCCGAGGGCAAGCGCTTCATGTTCGACTACATCCCCGACGTGTTCAAGGGGCAGTACGCCGAATCCGAAGAAGAGGCCGACCAGTGGCTCAAGGACAACGACTCTGCGCGACGCACCCCGGACCTGCTGCCCCGCGACGAGGTGGCCCGCGCGATCAACACCGAGGTCAAAGAAGGCCGGGGCACCCCGCACGGAGGCGTCTACCTCGACATCGCCTCGCGGATGTCGCCTGAGGAGATCAAGCGCCGGTTGCCGTCGATGTACCACCAGTTCATCGAGCTGGCCGAGGTCGACATCACCACCGACGAGATGGAGGTCGGCCCGACCTGCCACTACGTGATGGGTGGGATCGAGGTCGAACCCGACACCGCCGCAGCCGCCACACCGGGGTTGTTCGCCGCCGGCGAGTGCGCCGGCGGCATGCACGGCAGCAACCGGTTGGGTGGCAATTCGCTGTCGGACCTGCTGGTGTTCGGTCGCCGCGCGGGTCTGGGCGCCTCGGACTACGTCCGGGCGCTGTCGGACCGGCCGAAGGTCACCGAGGAGGCCGTCACCGCGGCCACCGACATGGCCTTGTCGGTGTTCGATGGGCCCAGCGACGGTTCGGCTCCGGAAAACCCGTACACGCTGCAGCTGGATATGCAGGACACCATGAACAATCTGGTGGGCATCATCCGCAAATCCGACGAGATGCAGGAGGCGCTGGACAAGCTGGCCGAGATGCGAGAGCGCTACAAGCGCGTCAAGGTCGAGGGTGAACGCAAGTTCAATCCCGGCTGGCATCTGGCCATGGATCTGCGCAACATGCTGCTGGTCAGCGAATCAGTGGCGAAGTCCGCGATCACCCGGACCGAAAGCCGCGGCGGGCACACCCGTGACGACTATCCCTCGATGGACGCCAAATGGCGCAACAGTCTGCTGGTGTGCCGGTCGGCGGGCGACGATCCGGTGGTACCGGACGTGACCGTGGTGCGGGAGGAGCAGCCGGCGATGCGCCCCGACCTGCTCGGCTGTTTCGAACTGTCGGAGCTGGAGAAGTACTACACCGACGAAGAACTCGTCGAACACCCGCAACGGAAGGGCTGA